Proteins from a genomic interval of Luteibacter pinisoli:
- a CDS encoding DedA family protein: MELLNSLVDVFGRNGYIAVFLALMLCGAGIPLPEDITLVAGGIITGLGYGDVHTMVGVGMAGVLVGDSTMFLLGRHFGGRIMRVPFVARLLTPERYAKVQEKFERYGNRLMFVARFLPGMRTAVFITAGATHRVGFLRFLLLDGMAAAISVPIWVYLGYLGAHNHEWLAMWIHRGQTGIWLAVAGVVIAIGVLWWRRKKAAERECAAHPPQKPTPPRLRNDERG; this comes from the coding sequence ATGGAACTGCTCAATAGCCTGGTCGACGTCTTCGGGCGGAACGGCTACATCGCCGTCTTCCTTGCCCTGATGCTCTGTGGCGCGGGTATTCCGCTGCCCGAGGACATCACGCTCGTCGCGGGCGGCATCATCACCGGCCTGGGCTATGGCGACGTGCACACCATGGTGGGCGTCGGCATGGCTGGCGTCCTGGTCGGCGATTCGACCATGTTCCTGCTCGGCCGGCACTTCGGCGGCCGGATCATGCGCGTGCCCTTCGTCGCGCGCCTGCTCACCCCGGAGCGATACGCCAAGGTGCAGGAGAAGTTCGAGCGTTACGGCAACCGCCTGATGTTCGTCGCCCGCTTCCTGCCCGGCATGCGCACCGCCGTGTTCATCACCGCCGGCGCCACCCACCGCGTCGGCTTCCTGCGCTTTCTCCTGCTCGACGGCATGGCTGCCGCCATCAGCGTACCCATCTGGGTGTACCTGGGTTACCTCGGCGCGCACAACCACGAATGGCTGGCCATGTGGATCCACCGCGGCCAGACCGGCATCTGGCTTGCCGTCGCCGGCGTGGTGATCGCCATCGGCGTGCTCTGGTGGCGCCGCAAGAAAGCCGCCGAACGCGAATGCGCCGCGCACCCGCCGCAAAAGCCCACGCCACCGCGCCTGCGTAACGACGAACGCGGGTGA
- a CDS encoding arabinose ABC transporter substrate-binding protein codes for MNIKIALGFKALALALAFAASPAFAADDPVKIGFVVKQPEEPWFQDEWKYAEQAAKEKGFTLVKIGAPDGGQVLTAIDNLKSQHAQGFVICTPDVKLGPSIVAKAKMNHLKLMTVDDRLVDGSGKPIESVPHMGISASKIGEQVGQAIADEIKKRGWKPEETGALRISYDQLPTAKDRTDGAVAALTAAGFPKANVVNAPEAKTDTENAFNAANIAITQNPKYKHWIAFGLNDEAVLGAVRAAEGRGFRAENMIGVGIGGSKSALNEFAKAEPTGFFGSVLISPKRHGYETSIDMYEWIKNDKAPPPLTLTTGRLITKANAADVRKEMGL; via the coding sequence ATGAACATCAAGATCGCCCTGGGTTTCAAAGCCCTTGCGCTCGCCCTGGCCTTTGCGGCCAGCCCGGCGTTCGCCGCCGACGACCCGGTGAAGATCGGCTTCGTGGTCAAGCAGCCCGAAGAGCCCTGGTTCCAGGATGAGTGGAAGTACGCCGAGCAGGCCGCGAAGGAAAAGGGCTTCACCCTGGTGAAGATCGGCGCGCCCGACGGTGGCCAGGTGCTCACCGCCATCGACAACCTGAAGTCCCAGCACGCCCAGGGCTTCGTGATCTGCACGCCGGATGTGAAGCTCGGCCCGTCCATCGTCGCCAAGGCGAAGATGAACCACCTGAAGCTGATGACGGTCGACGACCGCCTCGTCGACGGCTCCGGCAAGCCCATCGAGTCGGTGCCGCACATGGGCATCTCGGCATCGAAGATCGGTGAGCAGGTGGGCCAGGCCATCGCCGACGAAATCAAGAAGCGCGGCTGGAAGCCGGAAGAGACCGGCGCCCTGCGCATCTCGTACGACCAGCTGCCCACCGCCAAGGACCGCACGGACGGCGCCGTCGCCGCGCTGACTGCCGCCGGCTTCCCGAAGGCCAACGTGGTCAACGCGCCGGAAGCGAAGACCGATACCGAGAACGCCTTCAACGCGGCGAACATCGCGATCACCCAGAATCCGAAGTACAAGCACTGGATCGCGTTTGGCCTGAATGACGAAGCCGTGCTCGGCGCCGTGCGCGCCGCCGAAGGCCGCGGCTTCCGCGCTGAGAACATGATTGGCGTCGGCATCGGCGGCAGCAAGTCGGCGCTGAACGAATTCGCCAAGGCCGAGCCCACGGGCTTCTTCGGCAGCGTGCTGATCAGCCCGAAGCGCCACGGCTATGAAACCTCGATCGACATGTACGAGTGGATCAAGAACGACAAGGCCCCGCCGCCGCTCACGCTCACCACGGGCCGCCTGATCACCAAGGCCAACGCGGCCGATGTACGCAAGGAAATGGGCCTCTGA
- the araG gene encoding L-arabinose ABC transporter ATP-binding protein AraG — MSTTTSAPRLEFRNIGKTFPGVRALGDVGFAVRAGSVHGLLGENGAGKSTMMKILGGEYIPDEGEVAIDGEVMHFRRAADAIAAGVAVIHQELQYVPELSVMENLLLGRLPTRFGLVDRRQALKWTREKLDGLGVDLDPRAKLKTLSIGQRQMVEIVKAILRDAKILALDEPTSSLSHRETEVLFRLVNDLRAQGKAMIYISHRLDEIFELCDAATIFRDGRRVADFDTLEGVTRDTLVQRMVGRELSDIFGYQPRTQGEVRLSVQNVTGRAVPQPLSFDVRAGEIVGFFGLVGAGRSEVMRVVYGADRRVSGDVSVDGRPVKPSHVRDAIRHGLVFCPEDRKEEGIIGVRSVSENINISARRNHLTAGLFVNDRNEARTADTFIERLRIRTPHRRQEIRLLSGGNQQKAVLSRWLAEKDLRVLIVDEPTRGIDVGAKNEIYNVLYELAGRGVAVVMISSELPEVLGVSDRVIAMCRGRITAQFNRGEANEENVLAAALSEGASATPMRNA, encoded by the coding sequence ATGAGCACGACCACGAGCGCACCGCGCCTGGAATTCCGCAACATCGGGAAAACCTTCCCCGGCGTGCGTGCGCTCGGTGACGTGGGCTTTGCCGTGCGCGCCGGCAGCGTGCACGGCCTGCTGGGCGAGAACGGCGCGGGCAAGTCCACGATGATGAAGATCCTCGGCGGGGAGTACATCCCCGACGAGGGCGAAGTGGCGATCGACGGCGAGGTCATGCATTTCCGCCGCGCGGCCGACGCCATCGCCGCCGGCGTCGCCGTGATCCACCAGGAACTGCAGTACGTGCCGGAGCTCTCCGTGATGGAGAACCTCCTGCTCGGCCGCCTGCCCACCCGCTTTGGCCTCGTCGACCGCCGGCAGGCGCTGAAATGGACGCGCGAGAAGCTGGACGGCCTCGGCGTGGATCTGGACCCGCGCGCGAAGCTGAAGACCCTTTCCATCGGCCAGCGGCAGATGGTCGAGATCGTCAAGGCAATCCTTCGCGACGCGAAGATCCTGGCCCTGGACGAACCCACCAGCTCGCTGTCGCACCGCGAAACCGAGGTGCTGTTCCGCCTGGTGAACGACCTGCGCGCGCAGGGCAAGGCGATGATCTACATCTCGCACCGCCTCGATGAGATCTTCGAGCTGTGCGATGCGGCGACCATCTTCCGCGACGGCCGCAGGGTGGCCGACTTCGACACGCTCGAAGGCGTCACCCGCGACACCCTCGTGCAGCGCATGGTCGGCCGCGAGCTCTCCGACATCTTTGGTTACCAGCCACGTACGCAGGGCGAGGTGCGGCTCTCGGTACAGAACGTCACCGGCCGTGCAGTGCCGCAGCCGCTGAGCTTCGACGTGCGCGCCGGCGAAATCGTCGGCTTCTTCGGCCTCGTCGGCGCCGGTCGCTCGGAAGTGATGCGCGTCGTCTACGGCGCGGACCGCCGCGTTTCCGGCGACGTCAGCGTGGATGGCCGCCCGGTGAAGCCGTCGCACGTCCGCGACGCGATCCGCCACGGGCTGGTCTTCTGCCCGGAGGATCGCAAGGAAGAAGGAATCATCGGCGTGCGCTCGGTGTCCGAGAACATCAACATCAGCGCGCGTCGCAACCATCTCACCGCGGGCCTGTTCGTCAACGACCGCAACGAAGCGCGCACGGCGGATACCTTCATCGAACGCCTGCGTATCCGCACGCCGCACCGCCGGCAGGAGATCCGCCTGCTTTCCGGCGGCAACCAGCAGAAAGCGGTGCTTTCGCGCTGGCTGGCCGAGAAAGACCTGCGCGTGCTGATCGTGGACGAACCCACGCGCGGCATCGACGTGGGCGCCAAGAACGAAATCTATAACGTGCTGTACGAACTGGCCGGCCGCGGCGTTGCGGTGGTGATGATCTCCAGCGAGCTGCCGGAAGTGCTCGGCGTGTCCGATCGCGTCATCGCCATGTGCCGCGGACGCATCACCGCGCAGTTCAACCGCGGCGAAGCGAACGAGGAAAACGTCCTTGCCGCCGCCCTTTCCGAAGGCGCCAGCGCCACCCCCATGAGGAATGCTTGA
- the dnaG gene encoding DNA primase translates to MRGRIPDNFIDDLLTRVDIVDVIERRVPLKKAGREWTACCPFHNERSPSFYVSPTKQFFHCFGCGAHGSAIKFLMDYDRLEFPDAIEELAQAVGMKVPYEGGRDDKPREDRSDLYSLLDEAASFYQRELGSSEEAKGYVDRRGLDEDIIKRFRIGWAPAGFDGVLKALGTTDQRRKLLNDAGMVASNERGNRYDRFRERVMFPILDRRGRVIAFGGRVLSGDQGPKYLNSPETPLFHKGRELFALWQVKQAHQQVTRIMVVEGYMDVIALHQAGLPIAVATLGTATTPDHAEVLFRAAPDVYFCFDGDRAGRQAAWRAVESILPRMRDGRQAHFLFLPDGEDPDTLVRKEGKDGFEKRMKEAMPLSEYFFEEMGRDVDTTRLDGRARLAERARPLIAKLPDGAFRDLMADELKRRTGAGATFEADPTPRPVAPARPGGGQRSLVRSAITLLLAQPALALEVEPPYPFLRLDRPGVDLLASLIDVVRSRPDIRPAVLVEHFMERPEYNALQKLMQAEVIGEPDMQRVEFLDALAGMQRQAITQRREDLSARISTLDDTEKAELRVLLADHATRGRTPAE, encoded by the coding sequence ATGCGCGGCCGTATTCCCGACAACTTCATCGACGACCTCCTGACCCGCGTTGACATCGTCGACGTGATCGAGAGGCGCGTGCCCCTGAAGAAGGCCGGCCGGGAGTGGACGGCGTGCTGCCCGTTCCACAACGAGCGCTCGCCGTCGTTCTACGTCAGCCCGACCAAGCAGTTCTTCCACTGCTTCGGTTGCGGCGCCCACGGCAGCGCCATCAAGTTCCTGATGGACTACGACCGCCTGGAATTCCCCGACGCCATCGAGGAACTGGCCCAGGCGGTGGGCATGAAGGTGCCCTACGAGGGTGGCCGCGACGACAAGCCCCGTGAAGACCGCAGCGACCTCTACAGCCTGCTCGACGAGGCCGCCTCGTTCTACCAGCGCGAGCTGGGCAGCAGCGAGGAGGCGAAGGGCTACGTGGACCGCCGCGGCCTGGATGAGGACATCATCAAGCGCTTCCGCATCGGCTGGGCGCCGGCCGGCTTTGACGGCGTGCTCAAGGCCTTGGGCACCACCGACCAGCGCCGCAAGCTGCTCAACGATGCCGGCATGGTGGCCAGCAACGAGCGCGGCAACCGCTACGACCGGTTCCGTGAGCGGGTCATGTTCCCGATCCTGGACCGCCGCGGACGGGTCATCGCCTTTGGTGGACGCGTCCTCTCGGGCGATCAGGGCCCGAAATATCTCAACTCACCCGAGACGCCCCTCTTCCACAAGGGCCGCGAGCTGTTCGCCCTGTGGCAGGTGAAGCAGGCGCACCAGCAGGTCACCCGGATCATGGTGGTCGAGGGCTACATGGACGTCATCGCCCTGCACCAGGCCGGCCTGCCCATCGCGGTGGCCACGCTGGGCACCGCGACCACGCCCGATCACGCCGAAGTGCTGTTCCGCGCCGCGCCCGACGTCTACTTCTGCTTTGACGGCGACCGCGCCGGCCGCCAGGCCGCGTGGCGCGCCGTGGAATCGATCCTCCCGCGCATGCGCGACGGCCGCCAGGCGCACTTCCTGTTCCTCCCCGACGGGGAAGACCCGGACACCCTGGTGCGCAAGGAAGGCAAGGACGGCTTCGAGAAGCGCATGAAGGAAGCCATGCCACTCTCGGAATACTTCTTCGAGGAAATGGGCCGCGACGTGGACACGACGCGCCTGGACGGCCGCGCACGGCTGGCCGAGCGGGCCCGCCCGCTCATCGCGAAGCTGCCCGACGGCGCCTTCCGCGACCTGATGGCCGACGAGCTGAAGCGGCGGACCGGTGCCGGGGCAACGTTCGAGGCCGATCCGACGCCGCGCCCCGTGGCCCCGGCCCGGCCGGGCGGCGGGCAGCGCAGCCTGGTCCGCAGCGCGATCACCCTGCTGCTGGCCCAGCCCGCCCTCGCCCTCGAGGTGGAGCCGCCCTACCCCTTCCTGCGCCTGGACCGCCCCGGCGTGGACCTGCTGGCCTCGCTGATCGACGTGGTCCGCTCCCGCCCGGATATCCGCCCGGCGGTGCTGGTGGAGCATTTCATGGAGCGGCCGGAGTACAACGCCCTGCAGAAGCTGATGCAGGCCGAGGTGATCGGCGAGCCTGACATGCAGCGGGTGGAATTCCTCGATGCCCTGGCGGGCATGCAGCGCCAGGCCATCACGCAGCGGCGTGAAGACCTCAGCGCGCGCATCAGCACGCTGGATGACACCGAAAAAGCCGAGCTCCGCGTGCTGCTCGCCGACCACGCCACGCGCGGCAGGACACCCGCCGAATGA
- a CDS encoding 2-dehydro-3-deoxygalactonokinase, protein MNILTIDTGTTNTRVTVWQDDLPVGQAAVQVGVRDTAITGNTRKLEEGLRDTINAALVDATLERADIGRVLASGMITSNVGLCEIPHVPAAAGIDDLAKAMRESLVETVWHQPIWFVPGVRNAVEHIGLHNCEAMDMMRGEETESFALVERLGLNEPTVIVLPGSHSKFVSIDAKQRIDGCVTTLAGELLHVISHDTILAGSLKDGFAKRIDPEMLLAGAASSKRIGLGRACFSVRILDQFAVYDANARANFLLGAVLGSDLLTLKNSSAIRMSPGTRFVVSGKPILREAIAQLVAGDDFFSGTVTVLGDDEQRDLAGHGAISIARRRGLLD, encoded by the coding sequence ATGAATATCCTCACCATCGACACTGGCACTACCAACACGCGGGTCACCGTGTGGCAGGACGATTTGCCAGTCGGCCAGGCTGCCGTGCAGGTTGGCGTGCGCGATACGGCGATTACCGGCAACACGCGGAAACTGGAAGAAGGCCTGCGCGACACGATCAACGCGGCGCTCGTTGACGCGACGCTTGAGCGTGCCGACATCGGCCGTGTGCTGGCCTCCGGGATGATCACCTCCAACGTGGGCCTGTGCGAAATCCCCCACGTCCCGGCCGCCGCCGGCATCGACGACCTGGCGAAAGCCATGCGCGAGTCGCTGGTGGAGACGGTCTGGCACCAGCCCATCTGGTTCGTGCCCGGTGTGCGTAACGCCGTGGAACACATCGGCCTGCACAACTGCGAGGCCATGGACATGATGCGCGGGGAGGAAACCGAGTCCTTCGCGCTGGTCGAACGCCTCGGCCTCAACGAACCCACGGTCATCGTCCTGCCCGGCTCGCACTCCAAATTCGTGAGCATTGACGCGAAGCAGCGCATCGACGGCTGCGTCACCACGCTGGCGGGCGAACTGCTGCACGTCATCTCGCACGACACGATCCTTGCCGGCTCGCTGAAGGACGGCTTCGCCAAGCGCATCGATCCGGAGATGCTGCTCGCCGGCGCGGCCTCGTCAAAGCGCATTGGCCTGGGCCGCGCCTGCTTCAGCGTGCGCATCCTCGACCAGTTTGCCGTGTACGACGCGAATGCCCGCGCCAATTTCCTGCTCGGCGCCGTGCTCGGCTCGGACCTGCTCACGCTCAAGAATTCCAGCGCGATCCGGATGAGCCCGGGCACGCGCTTTGTCGTCAGCGGCAAGCCGATCCTGCGCGAAGCCATCGCACAGCTCGTGGCGGGCGACGATTTCTTCTCCGGCACCGTCACGGTGCTGGGCGACGACGAGCAACGCGACCTGGCCGGGCACGGTGCAATCAGCATCGCCCGCCGGCGCGGCCTGCTGGACTAA
- a CDS encoding LysR substrate-binding domain-containing protein, translating into MKRSLPLNAVRVFELAAQHLSFTKAGEELSLTAAAVSAQVKLLEAYLGTPLFVRSNNKLSLTAAGENYFPRIRDAFRALQHATDQVLGQRSASLRVAVPATFGTKWLVPRLFRFFARHPDIAVEVVTDGGDAGWDLAIDDRIGEGMDLLVTTGYTAVCAPRLAEAIGEPADLLQHLLLHERPGRRAVAIAGWDQWFEEVGVEASAISREMGFGDGTMMLQAAIEGQGVALAQDLLVAYDLAAGRLAAPVAREVSLRHSYYLGISREAASQEETTVFRDWLRSELGSHG; encoded by the coding sequence ATGAAGCGATCGCTCCCCCTCAATGCCGTGCGGGTCTTTGAACTTGCGGCGCAGCATTTGAGCTTCACCAAGGCCGGTGAAGAGCTGTCGTTGACGGCCGCTGCGGTGAGCGCCCAAGTCAAATTGTTGGAGGCTTACCTCGGCACGCCGCTGTTTGTGCGAAGCAACAATAAGCTCTCGCTGACGGCCGCGGGCGAGAACTATTTCCCGCGTATCCGGGACGCGTTTCGTGCGCTGCAGCATGCGACGGACCAGGTATTGGGCCAGCGCAGTGCCTCGTTGCGCGTGGCCGTACCCGCCACGTTCGGTACGAAATGGCTGGTGCCGAGGCTATTCCGGTTCTTTGCCCGGCACCCCGATATCGCCGTCGAGGTGGTCACGGACGGTGGGGATGCAGGCTGGGACCTGGCTATCGATGACCGGATCGGCGAGGGCATGGACCTGCTGGTGACCACCGGTTACACGGCGGTCTGCGCGCCCCGGCTGGCCGAAGCCATTGGCGAGCCCGCCGACCTGCTCCAGCACCTGCTGCTGCACGAGCGCCCCGGCCGGCGCGCCGTCGCTATCGCGGGCTGGGACCAGTGGTTCGAAGAGGTGGGTGTCGAGGCGAGCGCCATTTCCCGTGAGATGGGCTTTGGCGATGGCACGATGATGTTGCAGGCTGCGATCGAGGGGCAGGGTGTGGCGCTGGCCCAGGACTTACTGGTCGCCTACGATCTCGCCGCAGGACGACTCGCCGCGCCGGTCGCTCGCGAGGTCTCGCTCCGTCACAGCTATTACCTCGGCATTTCCCGCGAGGCCGCTTCTCAGGAAGAGACGACGGTGTTCCGTGACTGGCTCAGAAGTGAGCTGGGCAGCCACGGCTGA